In Cryptomeria japonica chromosome 5, Sugi_1.0, whole genome shotgun sequence, the genomic window TTTATTTGTTTTGACAGGTTTTGTACAACTGGATTGCCCAGTGATATTGTCATTGAGGTGGAAGAAATGTCTTTCCATTTACACAAGGTTTGCTTGATTTTCTTTCATCATCAAGAGTTTTTGAAGGAAAATTTCCTTCCATTTTATACAAAATTAGATCATGTTTTTGGACACAAAATGAATTTTAGGGCATAAATACTGGAACAATTTATCTCCATCTCCACACAGGTTTATTTCAAAAAGTTCTAGTTATTAGGCTTTGTGCTCCAGTTTGCAGTACTTTTTAGCCATGTTGTGAGTAAATGCTTTTCAGAGCAGTAAACTTCCCTTTGTGTCATGTTTGATTCATTTCAATGTTTACTGACCATTTTAAACAATGTTCTGCGGGTCTGAGATATCTATCTATTCAAGGATGCCTGTTTTATAATTTATCATGTTCTTGCATCCAACCTTATTAAATATCTGTGAAATTTGGCTTGTGAATTATATTGGTACTTCCAGTTCCCTTTGATGTCGCGGAGTGGGAAGCTTACAAGGCTTATCACAGAGCTAAACGAAGAGGAAATCTGCtgcctatctttatcagatgttcCTGGAGGTCCTGAGGCATTTGAACTTGCAGCAAAATTTTGCTATGGCATGAAGCTGGAGATCACACCCCTCAATGTAGGTGCCTTGCACTGCATTGCAGATTACTTGGAAATGACAGAGGAATTTGGAGAAGGAAATCTTCTAACAAAATCTGAAGGATTTCTCATCCAAGTAGTGCTTAGGAGCTGGAAGGATTCTGTGTTAACTTTGCAGAGCTGTGAAAGATTCATTCCACAGGCAGAAAGGCTGCAAATAGTGAAGAAATGTGTGGATTCTATTGCAATGAAGGCCTGTACTGATCCTGGTCTTGTTGGATGGCCTCGGCAAGAACATGAGGGGCTCCAGAGTCCAGGAGGAAGCATTCTCTGGAATGGCATTAGCACGGGGGCAAGACACGTACAACCTCAACCAGATTGGTGGTATGAAGACATTGCAGCCCTTAGCCTGCCATTGTACAAGCTTGTAATCTCTGCAATGGAGGATAAGGACATTAGAGCAGAAATAATTGCTGGTGCTGTTGTACATTATTCCAAGAAATCAATCCCAGGGCTCACAAAGAGACAGGCAGGAAGTGCAATCGGAGGCCTGTCCTTGGGATCTGCTTCCTATGAAGCTACTCAGAGAGAGATTCTAGAGACTGTTGAAAGCCTTCTTCCGGTGCAGAAGAATGTTGTTTCTTCGAAATTTCTTTTTGGGCTCCTCAGAACTGCCATCATCCTCAATGCTTCAGAACCATGTCGTAGCAACCTTGAGAGGAGAATTGGAATGCAGCTTGAACATGTCACTTTGGATGATCTCCTGATTCCTAGCTACTCCTATAATGTGGAAACCCTATATGATATTGAATGTGTCCAACGGATTGTACAACATTGCATATTCTTTGATCAGCAAGCTCCTGAATCTGTCCACCAGGGGTTTGAGGAGGGGGCTTTTATTGGTTCACCCTCTCTCACTCCCTTAACTAAAGTTGGTAAACTAGTAGATGCCTTTCTTGCAGAGGTGGCTCCAGATGTGAATCTCAAGCCTGATAAATTTCAGTCACTAGCAGAAGCGCTGCCAAATTATGCACGACTTTATGATGATGGTTTATACAGAGCCATAGATGTGTTCTTGAAGGTATGTACTGAATTCTTCCCTGATCACTGACCTAAACATATGCAAATATGTTCTAGAATTATCTACCTTTCTTTTGGCTGAGTATTCTGTTTGTTATCACTCTATTTTGCTTCCATTTACTACAATATTGGGCTACCTTGTTATTACTTGTGTTTTTCTAGTTGAAGTGATAACATATATCATTTACAAGATAATATAAATGTAAGACTTACTCATATTTCTTGTAGTAAGGGTTACAACTTACAACCACGGATGGTATCATCTACAAGTGAAAATGCACTATATGGAATGGCAAAAAATTGCAAATGTACTCCCCACATGTTTCAAGTAAATCTGCACCACTCCATGCAGTGGCTTTTTCCCTAGATATTCTCAGATAGAAACTTAGTTGCATTGCATACTGTTCAAGTTCTATTGATTTCCACTTTTCATCCTTGGAACATTTTGAAAGAACCATTGATTGCAAATGACGAGTATTAATAATCATTGTATCCTTTGTATTAATAGACAAAGGATGCTATGCAGTGAGCTCAAATAACATATCTACTCAGATCAATCATTGTATCATTGTATTAATAAACAAAGGATGCTATGCAGTGAGCTTAAATAACAAATCTACTTAATGCCTGAAGCTTCCTGGATTTGACCAAATCATCCAAGACTCATGTCCTTGATTAATGGAATTcccttttttgtattttgattttatcttctgtTTGGCtatagatatcaaaacaagtataatcTTTAGGCTGGGCCACAAAGTCAAATTGAACCCTTTTGTACATTACCAAATtctaggaatcatcaaagtatagaAACCATCTTGATTTATTTGACACTAGATTCAGAAGAAAACCAAGGCAAGGAGGCTGCCAATCCTTGGTCAACTATTTGCAGATGACTTCTCAATGATAACCTCCATGCACTCCAAATTTAACTTATTCTCAACCTTGATGAAAAGTTGAGAACCCAATTCATTCTCACTTGTCTTCCTCTGAGGTCGTGACATATTTCACCAGAATttattatgttttcaattttgcatATAATTGATCTAATTAGGTATAACATTCATGATTCCATTCAAATAAGGCAAAAGTTATTTTATGATTGATAACATTGTAACttggggttttccacgtataaaattttcTTAATACATATCATGACACAGATCATTTAATTTTCCCAAGCTAGACATCTCACATAACTAATGCATCATCTGCAAGATGAGAATATCTACAACTTTTCATAACACCTTTCGTGCTTCAACCAGAAATTCAAGAGCATTGTTGTTATGACGAGGGAACATGAAAGCAGGCATTAATGGTGTacaaatatttgaaaattagaaCATGCTCAAAAGTGTACATTTGGCTAAAACTTTAATCAAAGCTTGTTGGAAGAGTATCCTGAGTCGTCTTATATATACACTTTGTACCAAATCCCAGCCATGataacatataaaatgaaatttttgCACATACCTCACAAAATTCCAGTGGATGCAATCGTAGTCTATCAAAATATTCTTAACCATTACACCTTTCTAAGGTACCTtgagaaacacacttttttttttttcttacaatGCTACTAGATATTGGTTGGATTCTTGCAAATGTCACCCTGGCTATAATCTGCAACCTTTAGTTTCTTAAAATTGCCCATGCCCCTACCATTGGATGCACGATGATCATGATGTTATAGTGGTCTTCCTTTATGATTATGTGATCAATGGAATGAATAGGATAGGAGAGCCATTGTTTTTTATATGTATAAGCTGCAGCTGGTTCATCTTATAATGATGATTACACAATGCATTATGGTTATGactgattaaatgattgaataaaatgGAGATGTCAAAGGATTTGTATTTAAATGGTCCACGTTTGTCATGTAGGTCTTCCTTAGGGGGTGTCAATGTGGCCAAGAATACCTTTGGTAGCCCCTGCATATTACAAACACATATAAATATGTGCATGGTTATATGCATAATCGAATATCTGGACATGTATGTAGATTTTATCTTGATTGAGAGGTATGAGGAGAATAATGAAAGTAGAACTCAATGAAACAATTCTAGCTAAGGGGTTAGAGAATAGCCTATGCAATTGTGGATCCTAGAGGCAAGGGAACTTGGAAGAATTAAGGATAAGCACTGTGTACCTGTGATGTATGTAGTGTATGTGTCCACTAGCAAGCTATTGACAATTCAGTGGGCAAGATACTAAGTTTTATTGGGAGCATCTAATGTTTATTTGCATCTAAATGCATGTTTTTAGTTTTATTGGCTTTCTATGAGTCACCAGCCTGTCAAGGTTAATAGCTAAGTTTTCCTTGGAAGACATATAAGCATTTATCCATAATTTAGCAAAATCATGAAAAACAATGCCATGCACGGAGTTAAAGATGTAAAGATATATTTATCCAAAGAGTCTTCAATTAAAAAGAATGTTTTAAACATTAAAGAGATTTCTAGGTCAAGCATGTATTAAAATTTTCAACTAAGTCAGTGATTACATTAACTCTAGTAAGTAACAGAGGTGGGAGAAGAACTGCCTAAAAAAAGTCACAAGACTTGAGACTCACTAATTGAGAGTAATAAAGGAAGAAAACTATTACATTATcttgaaataaattttatttgcCCACATTTGAAAATTTACATGTTATCAGTAACACATCATTAGTGTTCAATAGCTGCAGGTTGGATTTCTTATCCACACAAAGAATATGTTTGAGAGATTAACAGGGTGAAGTTGTGATATGTCTCAAATATGTGAATTGTCATTATTCGCAAAAGGTGTCATCTAAATGTTGGAAGCAAACCACTAACTATAAAAGGGGAGAAAATTTCTATTTACGGTGTGGTTTATTGAATGGAGTCATAAGTCAGTTGAACTGTGTATAAAAGTTTTGATGGAAAGGTGCAGACCATAGCAACTCTCTTCAGACAAGCTTCTATGAAGGTTACTCTGAGTAGAATTCATTTTGATTGGAAAAATTGTTCATCAGATAAGATTTTCCCCGAGCACCTTACCTATTCAATTGCAGCAGATGCTCTTGGGTGTGAGGCAGTTAGAGCACATGGGAAAAATAAGTACTCTTACCTCAATGCATGTtttgttggtgatgcagttttagCTCCTAAAGCATTTTGACCATCAGTTGAGTCCTATGCTTTGCTTGGACATGTTTGCTGATCTTCTGAGGCAGTTATGAATGAGGAGAAAAATGAATGTCTTGCGTGGACATGGTTGCCAAGATGAACTTCCTTGTTCGTTAATCCTTTTGGTATTCAGCTCTCTATAGCTGACCAATGACAATGTACAATATTGAAATTTGGAAAAAAGCTCCATCTTGGAATATTAGTAATCTCCTACTAAGCTGGGAAAGTCATGATTGTGGCTACATCGTAGCAGAAGGGCATATCTATTATTCTTCTTGCCTTTGCTCTTTCCAATAATAAAAGACGAGATTGTGTTTAGAAGCTTTATAGTGAGCAAGTGGGGTGAAAGATCCCATTGATAGGGTGGTCCTCTTGCATTCTTCCATGTTATCAAATCGATAAATATATCCCAGATATTGGAGACCAAAAAAGCATGGTCCTTGCTAGAAAATGGATGGTAAATGTAATGGTTGGGGATGCTCCTTTACAAATCTTACATTCCACAAAATTCTAATTTCCAAAAGGATGTCATATACAAGAGAATTTAGCTCCCTAGCAATCCATAATTGACCATCTTTGCCAACTTTATGAGGGATCACCACTGTAAAGGATTTAGCAATCATTCCTGTATAGAGATTCCTCCCCATGTTGCCAGCCTGGCTTTGTACCTTTTGTTGTCATTAAAAGATTGGCAAGGTAAATGGTTGTTTTGTTGGGTTAAATTTTGAATCAAAAGTTGCAACAATGGCACTTGTGGTGAGAATTAAATTAAGGTCAAAAGCAAGCAGTGCAGACAAATCAACATTCTAGGATATTTATAAAAGAATTTTTGAATGATGTCTTTTCAAGTTGCAAGTTCTAGGGTCAAGTCCTTATTGTAGGGAGTTGAATTGCAGTAACAAGAACTATTTGGACCACTATGATACCAAAGACTTTTATTATTGAGTGAGACATGTCTCTGCTATTGCTCCATGTTTGGCCAAACAATGGGGGTTGCATGATCCTGAACTGTGCTGGTAAAAGGCTTGCCAGTATATTTGGAAATTAAGTATTTCATTCATATGCGAAGGATTGGATTGATTATTATTTCATCAATGATTGGTGGTCAAATCGAGACTCAATAAGGTTGATATTTCAAATTCTGTATTTTTTCTGTGGCAGAGATGATTCATGGGTCTTGATTTATGGAAATGTAGATTCCTCAGGAGATTTTGACAAACATAGGCCTAATTCAACAATTTATTTGTTTCCCCTCTTTACTACAGAGATCCTCTTTTAGTGGGTACTTCAATGATTACAGATAGTTGAGAAAGTTGTGGCATGTAACATGGTTTTTTCATATTGTCTTCCTCTGGAAAGTTGAAGATACAAAGTAACCTTTTGTGAAATCAAATCTTCACTCAACTTAGGAGAGTTGAATGTTTTTGAACTAGATCTGGAAACGTATGATAAAATCATAATTGCATGCATTTGTAGAGATGTAGACCCCCTGTTTCTTGAGAAAAGGTACGTGCTAGCTTCTTTCAGCTTTTACATGACAACGTTTTCCAAGAAAAACTGTTTCTCAGGTAGTGGATGATGACATTTTCTAAGTAACACTGTGCTCATGTAGTATGGCTTCTTTGTTCTATGGATTAATATAAGATGCATACACAATTGAAcagaagaaaacacaaaaaacaagtgTAATTATAGCAATTGATAATAAACATAAGAAAATCACTTCAGTTGAGAGTCATAGCTCAAAATATTATCTTATCTCTTCACCAATGACAGATTATCAGTGTTAAAAATCACAACAGTGGAATGCTGGAGTTCATTTCCCCAAAACTTTCAAAGGCAGTTCTATGGAATGCAACCTATTAAGGCAAGGCATTGTGTTTGAAGTTGATAGAATCTTCTGCATTGTGTTTTATCTCAAATGAATAAGTTAGGGCTGATGGATTTAAGGCAATGAAAGTGTCTCTAACTTTGCCAGTGAGATAGCAGCCTTTGAGGTGTAACGTTTAGATGTACCCCTCATTTATGTTAACATGAATTGGAATCTCTTAGGTGAGGTGCCGTTTTTGTAATCCAAGTTTTGTGATGATCTGAACAAGAAAtaactctatctctatctctctaagtATGGAAAACCACTCCTTAACAAGCCATGTTTGATCCTTGCAATCTTGTTTCTCATAAATTCTATTTCTATGTTCATCATGCCTTATTGCCTTGATGTGCTGTTTTTTTCCGAATGACGGATCTAATAACCAATGTCCTTTTCATGGTTTCAGGCACATCCTTGGCTTACAGAGTCTGAGCGAGAGAGGCTTTGCACAAGCCTGGACTGTCAGAAACTTACTCTTGAAGCTTGTACTCATGCAGCTCAGAATGAGCGTTTGCCCTTGAGGGTGGTTGTACAAGTTCTATTCTTTGAACAGCTGCAACTGAGGAATGCCATTGCAGGATCATATATTGCAGCAGATACT contains:
- the LOC131067369 gene encoding BTB/POZ domain-containing protein At1g30440 isoform X1, producing the protein MDCEKLGSKPDGFERRGQAWFCTTGLPSDIVIEVEEMSFHLHKFPLMSRSGKLTRLITELNEEEICCLSLSDVPGGPEAFELAAKFCYGMKLEITPLNVGALHCIADYLEMTEEFGEGNLLTKSEGFLIQVVLRSWKDSVLTLQSCERFIPQAERLQIVKKCVDSIAMKACTDPGLVGWPRQEHEGLQSPGGSILWNGISTGARHVQPQPDWWYEDIAALSLPLYKLVISAMEDKDIRAEIIAGAVVHYSKKSIPGLTKRQAGSAIGGLSLGSASYEATQREILETVESLLPVQKNVVSSKFLFGLLRTAIILNASEPCRSNLERRIGMQLEHVTLDDLLIPSYSYNVETLYDIECVQRIVQHCIFFDQQAPESVHQGFEEGAFIGSPSLTPLTKVGKLVDAFLAEVAPDVNLKPDKFQSLAEALPNYARLYDDGLYRAIDVFLKAHPWLTESERERLCTSLDCQKLTLEACTHAAQNERLPLRVVVQVLFFEQLQLRNAIAGSYIAADTADPARTSRFNPPSDFGILGPAMLGGEGWNGVLRENQVLRMDMNTIKSKVTNLERECFTIRQAIHKIEKPKIAVSSKARNIISKFGCKFRTQVCDSQERTVITVQNLDGGSVETPRRSRHRRSTSVS
- the LOC131067369 gene encoding BTB/POZ domain-containing protein At1g30440 isoform X2; amino-acid sequence: MSFHLHKFPLMSRSGKLTRLITELNEEEICCLSLSDVPGGPEAFELAAKFCYGMKLEITPLNVGALHCIADYLEMTEEFGEGNLLTKSEGFLIQVVLRSWKDSVLTLQSCERFIPQAERLQIVKKCVDSIAMKACTDPGLVGWPRQEHEGLQSPGGSILWNGISTGARHVQPQPDWWYEDIAALSLPLYKLVISAMEDKDIRAEIIAGAVVHYSKKSIPGLTKRQAGSAIGGLSLGSASYEATQREILETVESLLPVQKNVVSSKFLFGLLRTAIILNASEPCRSNLERRIGMQLEHVTLDDLLIPSYSYNVETLYDIECVQRIVQHCIFFDQQAPESVHQGFEEGAFIGSPSLTPLTKVGKLVDAFLAEVAPDVNLKPDKFQSLAEALPNYARLYDDGLYRAIDVFLKAHPWLTESERERLCTSLDCQKLTLEACTHAAQNERLPLRVVVQVLFFEQLQLRNAIAGSYIAADTADPARTSRFNPPSDFGILGPAMLGGEGWNGVLRENQVLRMDMNTIKSKVTNLERECFTIRQAIHKIEKPKIAVSSKARNIISKFGCKFRTQVCDSQERTVITVQNLDGGSVETPRRSRHRRSTSVS